One genomic segment of Novisyntrophococcus fermenticellae includes these proteins:
- a CDS encoding nucleoside recognition protein, with protein MNYLWGGMLLIGIIYGALTGNLQEVTEAAIDSSKEAVSLAVAIAGVTAMWTGLMKIAEETGLIRQMTQKMRPVLKFLFPSVPSDHPAYGQISLNMIANVLGLGWAATPAGLKAMEGLEELNQEECRRLGIGKNRAPHIATRDMCTFLIINISSLQLIPVNIIAYRSQYGSPNPTAILGPAIAATTLSTLAGVIFAKIMYKKE; from the coding sequence ATGAACTATTTATGGGGTGGAATGCTGCTTATTGGAATTATCTATGGAGCCCTTACAGGAAATCTGCAAGAAGTTACAGAGGCTGCAATTGATTCTTCAAAAGAGGCGGTTTCTCTGGCGGTTGCCATCGCCGGGGTGACCGCTATGTGGACTGGTCTTATGAAAATAGCGGAGGAGACAGGTTTAATCCGTCAGATGACCCAAAAGATGCGGCCTGTTTTAAAATTTTTGTTTCCATCGGTACCCTCCGATCATCCGGCTTACGGGCAGATATCGCTGAATATGATTGCCAATGTCCTTGGGCTTGGGTGGGCGGCAACGCCTGCGGGGTTAAAAGCTATGGAAGGATTGGAGGAACTGAATCAGGAGGAATGCAGAAGACTGGGGATTGGTAAAAACAGAGCACCACATATTGCGACCAGAGACATGTGTACATTTTTGATTATCAATATCTCATCTTTGCAGCTGATTCCGGTAAATATTATTGCTTACAGAAGTCAATATGGAAGCCCGAATCCCACGGCAATTTTAGGGCCGGCAATTGCCGCTACGACGTTGAGTACGCTGGCAGGAGTGATTTTCGCAAAAATTATGTATAAAAAAGAATGA
- a CDS encoding glycoside hydrolase family 3 N-terminal domain-containing protein, which yields MLEININDVIGVLNSCKPYLIAMACILIAVVIAFIISRKIEKVKKYLVRSQALICGLLAIVLVVNLILVGPMSTLIGLATGSGQVTQETADEAGKTAEEISGEGMVMLKNEGMLPLNNQKNLNLFGWASVNPVYGGAGSGSINDLWPVVSLEDGLKKSGFALNDELHDFYEGYTSQRPKMSESKQAWTLPEPPAELYTDEMMENAREFSDVAVIVISRVGGEGYNDMPKDLSKVAYDSNSDEYEDFPEGHHYLELSQTERNMVDKVCHNFDNVLLIYNSAHAFELGFVDEYPQIKSVIWSPGTGNVGFNALGEILNGTVNPSGRTSDTFVYDLTNTPWWNNSDQLVYDNMKDLATHSIMGTYKIDLEPKFTHYVEGIYVGYKWYETMAAEGVLDYDKTVQYPFGYGLSYTTFEQKMGELSENKNEISLDVTVTNTGDVPGKDVVEVYFNPPYTNGGIEKASANLLAFAKTGVLKSGESETVTISFSKDDLASYDDLGHKSYVLEAGDYVISINKDSHEIIDSAVYTVDTEKTYATESRESDGIPAVNQFESAKGNFEYLSRKDSFANYDEATKAPESLVLEDEYVDGFFNNETFDYTTFIDDSVEMPVTGAHNGLDLADMRGLDYNDAKWEDLLDQMTVQEMSDLTGLAGFQTAAVASVNKAATVDCDGPASINNNFTGTGSIGFPVAVMIASTWNKNLAYDFGESIGKMANEMNVNGWYAPAMNTHRTPFGGRNFEYYSEDGVLAGNIASNAVKGASSRGVYAYIKHFAMYDSNAMMVSIWSNEQSMREIYFKPFEIAVKDGGASAVMEAWSYIGNRWAGGMSELLQTVLRDEWGFKGFVLTDNFANSGWGFMNADLAFNNGVDALLTTYDSGLNRMQDASKPSNVAALRRASKNIMYTVVNSSAYSEGNAKVGMESWKIALIAADVAIIAVMAVVEILVVRKGYARRKNTMHAEESTKGEA from the coding sequence ATGCTGGAGATTAATATCAATGATGTAATTGGTGTGCTGAATTCATGTAAACCATATCTAATTGCAATGGCTTGTATTTTAATTGCGGTAGTAATTGCATTTATTATTAGCCGTAAAATTGAAAAGGTTAAGAAATATCTGGTGAGGAGCCAGGCGCTAATCTGTGGGCTGCTTGCAATTGTATTAGTAGTAAACCTGATTTTGGTAGGACCAATGTCTACTTTGATTGGTCTTGCTACAGGAAGCGGACAGGTAACGCAGGAGACGGCAGACGAAGCCGGTAAAACAGCGGAAGAGATTTCCGGTGAAGGAATGGTAATGTTGAAAAATGAAGGAATGTTGCCATTAAATAATCAAAAGAATCTGAATTTATTTGGCTGGGCATCCGTTAATCCGGTCTATGGAGGTGCGGGTTCTGGATCTATCAATGATTTGTGGCCGGTAGTCAGTCTTGAAGATGGGCTGAAGAAAAGTGGATTTGCTCTAAATGATGAACTTCATGATTTCTATGAGGGATATACATCGCAAAGACCTAAAATGTCAGAGAGCAAACAAGCATGGACATTGCCTGAACCACCTGCTGAGCTTTATACAGATGAAATGATGGAAAATGCCAGGGAGTTCTCGGATGTAGCGGTTATCGTAATTTCCAGAGTAGGCGGAGAAGGATACAATGATATGCCAAAGGATTTGAGTAAAGTAGCGTACGACTCAAACTCCGATGAATATGAGGATTTTCCGGAAGGGCATCATTATCTTGAACTTTCGCAAACAGAACGAAATATGGTGGACAAAGTATGTCATAACTTTGATAATGTATTATTAATATACAATTCAGCGCATGCTTTTGAACTGGGATTTGTGGACGAGTATCCTCAAATTAAAAGTGTTATCTGGAGCCCGGGAACTGGTAATGTGGGATTCAATGCGCTGGGAGAAATTCTAAACGGAACAGTAAATCCATCGGGACGTACTTCGGATACATTTGTATACGATCTTACGAATACACCATGGTGGAACAATTCAGATCAGCTTGTATATGATAACATGAAAGATCTGGCAACGCATTCAATTATGGGAACATACAAAATAGACCTGGAACCTAAATTTACCCATTATGTAGAGGGAATTTATGTTGGATACAAGTGGTATGAGACCATGGCGGCAGAAGGCGTGCTGGATTATGATAAGACAGTTCAGTATCCATTTGGATATGGTTTGAGTTATACCACGTTTGAACAGAAAATGGGAGAACTTAGTGAAAATAAAAATGAAATCAGTTTGGACGTAACGGTTACAAACACCGGAGATGTTCCGGGAAAAGATGTTGTAGAGGTCTACTTTAATCCACCATATACAAATGGAGGAATCGAAAAGGCATCGGCAAATCTGCTGGCTTTTGCGAAAACAGGAGTACTTAAGAGCGGAGAATCTGAAACGGTAACAATCAGTTTTTCAAAAGATGATTTGGCATCCTATGATGATCTGGGGCACAAGAGCTATGTTCTGGAAGCAGGAGACTATGTTATTTCGATAAACAAAGATTCTCATGAAATCATTGATTCTGCAGTATATACAGTCGATACTGAGAAAACATATGCTACAGAAAGCAGGGAAAGTGATGGAATCCCAGCAGTAAATCAGTTTGAATCTGCAAAGGGGAATTTTGAATATCTTTCACGTAAAGACAGCTTTGCTAATTATGATGAGGCCACAAAAGCTCCGGAGTCATTAGTACTTGAAGATGAATATGTGGATGGATTCTTTAATAATGAAACATTTGATTATACTACGTTCATTGATGACAGCGTGGAAATGCCGGTTACAGGTGCTCACAACGGACTTGATCTGGCTGATATGAGAGGGCTTGATTATAATGATGCAAAATGGGAAGACCTTCTTGATCAGATGACCGTACAGGAAATGAGTGATTTAACCGGGTTGGCAGGATTTCAGACAGCAGCAGTGGCATCTGTAAATAAGGCAGCTACTGTAGACTGTGACGGACCAGCATCTATTAATAATAATTTTACAGGCACAGGATCTATCGGATTCCCGGTAGCTGTAATGATTGCCTCTACATGGAACAAGAATCTGGCATATGATTTTGGTGAAAGTATTGGTAAGATGGCAAATGAGATGAATGTAAACGGTTGGTATGCGCCGGCTATGAATACACACCGTACACCATTTGGAGGGCGTAATTTCGAGTATTATTCCGAAGATGGAGTACTTGCAGGAAATATAGCGTCAAATGCAGTGAAAGGTGCAAGCAGCCGTGGAGTGTATGCTTACATAAAGCATTTTGCAATGTATGATTCCAATGCCATGATGGTGTCTATTTGGTCCAATGAACAGTCTATGCGTGAGATTTATTTTAAACCATTTGAAATCGCGGTGAAAGATGGTGGTGCAAGTGCAGTAATGGAAGCATGGAGTTATATTGGAAACCGCTGGGCAGGAGGTATGAGTGAATTGCTGCAAACAGTCCTGCGTGACGAATGGGGATTCAAAGGATTTGTCCTGACTGATAACTTCGCGAATTCCGGATGGGGATTTATGAATGCGGATCTGGCGTTTAATAATGGAGTAGATGCCCTGCTCACAACTTATGATTCAGGGCTTAACCGTATGCAGGATGCGTCTAAACCATCAAATGTCGCAGCGTTGAGACGTGCAAGTAAGAATATTATGTATACTGTAGTAAACAGCAGCGCATATTCTGAAGGAAATGCAAAGGTTGGAATGGAAAGCTGGAAGATTGCGCTTATTGCAGCAGATGTGGCTATTATAGCAGTTATGGCGGTTGTGGAAATTCTTGTAGTGCGTAAGGGATATGCCAGAAGAAAAAACACGATGCATGCAGAGGAATCAACAAAAGGTGAGGCATAG
- a CDS encoding LytR/AlgR family response regulator transcription factor translates to MINIAIVEDEEEYSNQIKKYLERYEKEHGEKFYVTVFQDGDEIAIGYSAKYHIILMDIHMQFMDGMKAAEQIREVDAEVIIIFITNMTQYAIRGYQVNAFDYVLKPIEYFPFSSSLERAIGRIKNRVQRYITIPIKGGTVKLDVSDIYYIESQRNKLVYFTKSGEYITTATLKDTEEKFNGLGFCRANKGCLVNLEHVDSIINGCACVQGNNIPLSRTRKNIFMEELTDFVGRD, encoded by the coding sequence GTGATAAATATTGCAATTGTGGAAGATGAAGAGGAATATTCTAACCAGATTAAAAAGTATTTAGAGCGATATGAGAAGGAGCATGGCGAAAAATTTTATGTTACAGTTTTTCAGGACGGGGACGAAATCGCAATAGGCTATAGTGCAAAGTATCATATTATCCTGATGGATATTCATATGCAGTTCATGGATGGAATGAAGGCAGCGGAACAGATCAGAGAGGTGGACGCAGAGGTTATTATCATCTTTATTACCAACATGACGCAGTATGCTATTCGGGGGTACCAGGTAAATGCTTTTGATTATGTGCTGAAACCAATTGAGTATTTTCCCTTCAGCAGCAGTCTGGAGCGGGCGATAGGCCGGATTAAGAACCGGGTTCAGCGTTATATTACAATTCCAATAAAAGGGGGCACAGTAAAACTGGATGTATCCGATATATACTATATTGAAAGCCAACGCAACAAGTTAGTTTATTTTACAAAGAGTGGCGAGTATATAACGACCGCAACATTGAAGGATACGGAAGAAAAGTTTAACGGATTAGGCTTTTGCCGTGCAAATAAAGGGTGTCTGGTTAACCTGGAGCATGTTGATAGTATTATTAATGGCTGCGCCTGCGTACAAGGAAATAATATTCCGCTTAGCCGGACCAGAAAAAATATTTTCATGGAAGAACTGACGGATTTTGTAGGCAGGGACTAA
- a CDS encoding beta-glucosidase family protein yields the protein MRHTDIINKMTIEEKAAFLSGASEWESREISRLNIPAVFFSDGPHGIRKQEGAGDHLGLNASVPATCFPPAATVCNSWNEKLGEEVGEALGEEAAALGVDVLLGPGLNIKRSPLCGRNFEYFSEDPYLAGKMAAAYIRGIQSKGVYACPKHFAVNSQELRRMAMNSVIDERTLREIYLEGFEIAVKEGGAKAIMTSYNEINGVYANENGHLLKEILREEWEFDGIVVTDWGASNDHVKGVACRSNLEMPDPGLEPARELLEAVENGGLTTEELDACVDDLLEAVLTLEENRKAHCSNDFDAEAHHALAKKAALESIVLLKNENKPLPLLPLKENCRVALIGDFALVPRYQGAGSSMVNPTQLETMENMIGKYPVNCLGCEPGYRRNGEPDEALKNAAVRLAQTADVVLYCFGLDELSESEGMDREHMRIPKKQIELLEALAEANPNIVGVLSAGSAVEMPWHNYCRSIVHGYLGGQAGAGAMLDVLTGKVNPSGRLNETYPLKYEDTPAFRYCPGRERNSEYRESIFVGYRYYDTKGAEVQYPFGYGLSYTEFSYSDLKLSSTGTEFTVSNIGDRDGAEVVQMYISGPKKDIFRPEKELKGFRKIFLKKGESMQVRIPFDERTFRYWNVKTEAWEKEGGDYVVCIGANAMDILLSENIRIEGSTQENPYDTGKMKSYYKGEIQDVPDSEFEELLGHGIPDGSWSGELGRNDAICQLYYSKSVLARLIYRILTSIKKKSEAKGKPDLNILFIYNMPFRGIAKMTHGAVNMYMADGMVEAANGHLFRGLRMIIGGFFRNKRQNREYEKEISG from the coding sequence ATGAGACATACAGATATCATAAATAAAATGACAATTGAGGAAAAGGCGGCATTTCTGAGTGGAGCATCTGAGTGGGAGTCGCGGGAAATCAGCAGACTCAATATACCAGCAGTGTTTTTTTCCGACGGCCCTCATGGTATCAGAAAACAGGAGGGGGCAGGAGATCATCTGGGGTTGAATGCTTCTGTGCCTGCGACCTGTTTCCCACCGGCTGCAACTGTTTGCAACAGTTGGAATGAGAAGTTGGGGGAGGAGGTCGGGGAAGCGCTCGGCGAAGAAGCGGCAGCTTTAGGCGTAGATGTCCTTCTGGGACCGGGGCTGAACATCAAGAGAAGTCCGCTGTGCGGAAGAAACTTCGAGTATTTTTCGGAAGACCCGTATCTTGCCGGAAAAATGGCTGCCGCATACATCCGGGGGATCCAGAGCAAGGGAGTCTATGCATGTCCCAAGCATTTTGCTGTGAATAGTCAGGAATTGCGAAGAATGGCAATGAATTCGGTAATTGATGAACGTACGCTCCGGGAAATCTATCTGGAGGGCTTTGAGATAGCCGTAAAAGAAGGCGGAGCAAAGGCAATTATGACAAGCTACAATGAAATAAACGGTGTCTATGCCAATGAAAACGGACACCTGCTGAAGGAAATTCTCAGGGAGGAATGGGAATTTGACGGAATTGTTGTGACGGATTGGGGCGCATCCAACGATCATGTGAAGGGTGTTGCATGCCGTTCAAATCTGGAAATGCCTGATCCGGGGTTGGAGCCGGCGAGAGAACTTCTGGAGGCTGTCGAAAACGGTGGTCTTACGACGGAAGAACTGGACGCATGTGTAGATGATCTGTTGGAGGCAGTCCTGACACTGGAAGAAAACAGGAAAGCCCACTGTTCCAATGATTTTGATGCTGAAGCGCATCATGCCCTGGCAAAAAAGGCTGCATTAGAGAGCATTGTTCTTTTAAAGAATGAGAACAAACCCTTACCTCTGCTGCCATTAAAAGAGAACTGCCGCGTGGCGCTAATCGGGGATTTTGCGTTGGTGCCAAGGTATCAGGGAGCAGGATCCTCCATGGTAAATCCTACGCAGCTGGAAACGATGGAAAATATGATTGGCAAGTACCCAGTCAACTGTCTCGGGTGCGAGCCGGGTTACAGAAGGAACGGAGAACCGGATGAGGCATTAAAAAATGCGGCGGTTCGTCTGGCACAGACGGCAGATGTGGTGCTTTATTGCTTTGGCTTAGACGAACTGAGTGAATCTGAAGGAATGGATCGGGAACATATGAGGATTCCGAAAAAACAGATAGAGCTTCTTGAAGCATTGGCAGAGGCAAACCCCAATATTGTAGGTGTTTTAAGTGCCGGCTCCGCAGTGGAGATGCCGTGGCATAATTACTGCCGTTCTATTGTACACGGATATCTGGGAGGACAGGCAGGGGCAGGAGCCATGTTGGATGTCCTGACAGGAAAAGTCAATCCGTCAGGACGGCTGAACGAGACTTACCCGCTGAAGTATGAAGATACTCCGGCCTTCAGGTATTGCCCTGGCAGAGAGAGAAATTCTGAGTATCGGGAAAGTATTTTTGTCGGATATCGCTATTATGATACAAAGGGTGCAGAAGTTCAGTATCCGTTTGGATATGGTCTGTCTTATACGGAATTTTCATATTCAGATTTGAAGCTCAGTTCCACCGGGACAGAGTTTACAGTCTCAAATATCGGAGACAGAGATGGGGCGGAAGTAGTTCAGATGTATATCAGCGGTCCGAAGAAAGACATCTTCCGGCCTGAAAAAGAGCTAAAAGGATTTCGGAAAATTTTTCTTAAAAAAGGAGAGAGCATGCAGGTGAGGATTCCGTTTGATGAGCGGACCTTCCGGTACTGGAACGTAAAGACAGAAGCGTGGGAAAAAGAAGGTGGCGATTATGTAGTATGCATTGGAGCGAATGCCATGGATATTCTTTTGTCAGAGAATATAAGAATAGAAGGGAGCACGCAGGAGAATCCGTATGATACCGGAAAGATGAAGTCCTATTACAAGGGAGAGATACAGGATGTGCCTGATTCGGAATTTGAAGAACTTTTGGGGCATGGAATTCCTGATGGTTCCTGGTCTGGAGAACTGGGAAGAAACGATGCTATCTGTCAACTCTATTATTCGAAAAGTGTCTTGGCGAGGCTGATCTATCGGATACTTACAAGCATAAAGAAAAAGAGTGAGGCGAAGGGAAAGCCGGATTTGAATATTCTGTTTATCTACAATATGCCATTTCGTGGAATTGCTAAGATGACGCATGGAGCTGTAAACATGTATATGGCGGATGGAATGGTGGAGGCAGCTAACGGTCATCTGTTCCGGGGATTGAGGATGATCATCGGTGGATTTTTCAGAAATAAAAGACAGAACCGGGAATATGAAAAGGAAATCTCAGGATGA
- a CDS encoding ABC transporter substrate-binding protein has product MEKKLLVIVLPGMILTGLLAGCGIQTHKDSVIVTMPVSAEPEGGFDPIHGWGVGEHIHEPLIQSTLTSTTVDLKLQNDLAVDYNVSEDGLTWTVDIREDVRFTDGEKLTAKDVAFTYNQCRDSRSLNDLGKLKVAEAVDENTIEFHMNEPFNIWPYTMSEIGIVPEHAYGETYGKNPVGSGRYILKQWKQGEQAVFEANPDYYGDEIKTEKLTVLFMSEEESLKAAQTGKTDVAYTSAAYADQEAAGYQLQELVSVDTFGFNLPTVKEREEEGTLIGNDVTAELAIRRAINLGIDRESIVEKVLKEYGTPAYGICDKMPWYRGDAGVSYDPDEARRLLEDAGWTTGASGIREKGSLKAEFTMLFDSSDVIRSKLAREINDQLDKIGIRVNLSGIDGDIIYDDAQSQSVLWGLGSHTPMELYNLYHSERGSKYAKYSPYFNPSVDKYMDKALEAPSLETSYEFWLDAQWDGKSGINGDLPWIWICSVDHLYFVKDELHIGEQKVHPHGQGWSLVNNVDQWEW; this is encoded by the coding sequence ATGGAAAAGAAGTTACTTGTCATAGTACTGCCGGGCATGATACTGACAGGATTGTTGGCAGGCTGTGGAATACAGACCCATAAAGATTCCGTAATTGTGACAATGCCGGTTTCGGCGGAGCCGGAAGGTGGTTTTGATCCAATCCATGGATGGGGAGTTGGTGAACATATACATGAACCACTGATTCAAAGTACGCTTACTTCAACTACGGTAGATTTAAAACTCCAGAATGATCTGGCTGTGGATTACAATGTCAGTGAAGACGGATTGACCTGGACGGTTGATATTCGGGAGGATGTCAGATTTACGGATGGAGAGAAGCTGACGGCAAAGGATGTGGCGTTTACCTATAATCAATGCAGGGATTCCAGAAGCCTGAATGATCTGGGCAAATTAAAGGTAGCAGAAGCGGTTGATGAAAATACGATAGAGTTCCATATGAATGAACCATTTAACATTTGGCCTTATACGATGTCGGAGATCGGGATTGTTCCTGAACATGCATATGGTGAAACCTATGGGAAGAATCCGGTCGGATCGGGCCGCTATATACTCAAGCAGTGGAAGCAGGGAGAGCAGGCGGTTTTTGAAGCAAATCCGGATTACTATGGAGATGAGATTAAGACGGAAAAGCTTACAGTGTTGTTTATGAGTGAAGAAGAGTCTTTGAAGGCAGCACAAACAGGGAAGACGGATGTTGCTTATACATCAGCGGCCTATGCGGATCAGGAGGCAGCAGGATATCAGCTCCAGGAGCTTGTTTCTGTAGATACCTTTGGTTTTAATCTTCCCACGGTCAAGGAAAGAGAAGAGGAAGGCACTTTAATCGGAAATGATGTGACTGCTGAACTGGCGATTCGCCGTGCAATTAATCTTGGAATTGACCGGGAAAGCATTGTTGAGAAGGTATTAAAGGAATATGGGACTCCTGCTTATGGCATCTGTGATAAGATGCCATGGTATAGGGGTGATGCAGGAGTTTCTTATGATCCCGATGAAGCCAGGCGGCTTCTGGAAGACGCGGGCTGGACAACCGGGGCGTCTGGAATACGTGAAAAAGGCAGCTTAAAAGCGGAATTTACGATGTTATTTGACTCTTCGGATGTTATTCGCAGTAAACTGGCAAGGGAAATAAATGATCAGCTGGACAAAATTGGAATCCGGGTGAATCTCTCTGGTATTGACGGGGACATCATCTATGATGATGCACAGAGTCAATCGGTACTTTGGGGACTAGGCTCCCATACACCCATGGAATTATATAATCTCTATCACAGTGAACGTGGGAGCAAGTATGCGAAATATTCTCCTTACTTTAATCCCTCTGTAGACAAATATATGGACAAGGCGCTTGAGGCTCCTTCTCTGGAAACTTCCTATGAATTCTGGCTGGATGCACAGTGGGACGGAAAGAGCGGCATAAACGGAGATTTACCATGGATTTGGATATGCAGCGTAGATCACCTGTATTTTGTAAAGGATGAACTTCATATAGGAGAGCAGAAGGTCCATCCCCATGGACAGGGCTGGTCTTTGGTAAATAATGTGGATCAGTGGGAATGGTAA
- a CDS encoding MATE family efflux transporter has translation MKDSENKSDFSTGRVWHHIVALAVPMTIAQVVQVLYNIVDRIYIGHLPGASSLALTGLGLTFPVITLIAAFTNLFGMGGAPLCSIARGKDDIERAERIMGNTFIMLIATGIFVMFFCYLLIKPILYLFGASDDTYPYARQYLEIYLIGTPFVMIGTGMNGFISSQGFARTGMFTVLIGAVINIVLDPIFIFVFHMGVAGAAWATILSQLVSAVWVMRFLTGRKTLLRVKRTYTKPDKTIIREITGLGTAGFIMSATNGLVQIACNKTLGIHGGDLYVGIMTVLNSIRDVIMLPIQGVTSAAQPVLGYNFGAKQFGRIRKAIGFTSIVCILYMLIAWVFVLLFPEPLIRIFNTDSRLLTMGVPAMHTYFFGFFMMACQSTAQSIFVGLGQSRQAVFFSLFRKVIIVIPLTLFLPEIAGLGVKGVFMAEPISNFLGGSASYITMLFTVRKIEQ, from the coding sequence ATGAAGGATTCAGAGAACAAAAGCGATTTTTCCACCGGAAGAGTCTGGCATCATATTGTGGCGCTGGCTGTACCGATGACAATTGCCCAGGTTGTTCAAGTATTGTATAATATTGTGGACAGAATCTATATCGGGCATCTTCCCGGTGCATCCTCTTTAGCACTGACAGGGCTGGGACTGACTTTTCCGGTTATTACACTAATTGCTGCATTTACCAATCTGTTTGGTATGGGAGGTGCGCCCTTATGTTCCATTGCCAGAGGGAAAGATGATATAGAGCGGGCGGAGCGGATTATGGGCAATACTTTTATTATGCTTATTGCCACCGGAATATTCGTAATGTTTTTTTGCTATTTGCTCATTAAGCCGATTCTCTATCTTTTTGGTGCAAGTGATGACACCTATCCCTATGCCAGACAGTATCTTGAGATTTATCTGATCGGAACTCCATTCGTTATGATTGGAACGGGTATGAATGGATTTATCAGCTCTCAAGGGTTTGCCAGGACAGGGATGTTTACAGTTTTGATTGGAGCGGTAATTAACATTGTTCTGGATCCGATTTTTATCTTTGTATTCCATATGGGAGTAGCCGGGGCGGCCTGGGCGACAATTCTCTCGCAGCTTGTGTCTGCGGTATGGGTGATGCGTTTCCTGACAGGCCGGAAAACCCTGCTAAGGGTAAAGAGAACTTATACAAAACCGGATAAAACGATAATCAGGGAGATTACAGGTCTTGGGACGGCCGGGTTTATCATGTCTGCAACCAATGGCCTGGTACAGATAGCGTGTAATAAAACACTGGGGATTCATGGAGGCGATTTATATGTGGGAATCATGACGGTATTGAATTCAATCCGTGATGTAATTATGCTGCCCATACAGGGTGTTACTTCGGCAGCACAGCCGGTTCTCGGATATAATTTTGGGGCAAAGCAATTTGGCAGAATCAGAAAAGCCATTGGTTTTACATCCATCGTCTGTATTCTATATATGCTTATTGCCTGGGTATTTGTACTCTTATTTCCTGAACCGCTGATTCGGATTTTTAATACGGACTCCAGGCTGCTGACTATGGGTGTTCCGGCTATGCATACATATTTCTTTGGCTTTTTTATGATGGCATGTCAGTCTACCGCGCAGTCTATCTTTGTGGGACTGGGACAATCCAGGCAGGCTGTGTTCTTTTCTTTATTCAGAAAAGTAATCATCGTAATTCCGCTGACACTTTTTCTTCCGGAAATTGCGGGATTGGGTGTAAAAGGAGTATTTATGGCTGAACCAATTTCTAACTTTTTGGGAGGAAGCGCCAGCTATATAACTATGTTATTTACTGTCAGAAAAATAGAGCAGTAA
- a CDS encoding fructose bisphosphate aldolase: MDEMQLKRMHEGKGFIAALDQSGGSTPKALKLYGIDESQYSNDEEMFELVHEMRTRIIMSKAFTSEYLLAAILFENTMDRKMNGKYTADYLLEDKGILPILKVDKGLAPEAEGVQVMKPLPDLDNLLDRAVTRHIFGTKMRSVIKLANKDGIREVVDQQFAIALQIAKKGLVPIIEPEVDIHSSEKEEAERILKKELLRHLEKLPADVRLMFKLTLPTRDGYYSELLDNPKVVRVVALSGGYSRDEANALLKKNPGVIASFSRALSQGLSAGQTQEAFDKTLAESIQKIYNASIA; encoded by the coding sequence ATGGATGAAATGCAATTAAAAAGAATGCATGAAGGAAAAGGTTTTATTGCAGCACTGGATCAAAGCGGCGGAAGTACGCCGAAGGCTCTGAAGCTCTATGGAATTGATGAATCACAGTATAGCAATGATGAAGAGATGTTCGAACTGGTACATGAGATGCGGACAAGAATTATTATGAGCAAGGCCTTTACATCTGAATATCTGTTAGCAGCCATTTTGTTTGAAAACACCATGGACAGAAAGATGAACGGTAAGTATACGGCAGACTATCTTCTGGAGGATAAAGGAATCCTTCCGATTCTAAAGGTAGATAAGGGGCTTGCGCCTGAGGCCGAAGGTGTGCAGGTTATGAAGCCTCTGCCTGATTTGGATAATCTTTTGGATCGTGCCGTCACAAGACATATATTCGGAACCAAGATGCGCTCCGTAATTAAGCTGGCAAACAAAGACGGAATCCGTGAAGTCGTGGACCAGCAGTTTGCAATTGCTCTGCAGATCGCAAAAAAAGGACTGGTTCCGATCATCGAGCCGGAGGTTGACATCCACAGCAGTGAAAAGGAGGAAGCTGAGCGGATTCTGAAAAAGGAATTGCTCCGGCATTTGGAGAAGCTGCCGGCAGATGTCAGACTGATGTTTAAACTTACGCTTCCCACGAGGGACGGATACTATTCCGAACTATTGGATAATCCGAAAGTAGTTAGAGTTGTAGCTCTTTCCGGCGGATATAGCCGTGATGAGGCAAATGCTCTTCTTAAAAAAAATCCGGGAGTGATAGCAAGCTTTTCACGTGCCTTAAGCCAGGGTTTAAGTGCCGGACAAACCCAGGAAGCGTTTGATAAGACTCTTGCAGAGTCCATCCAGAAAATTTACAATGCATCGATTGCATAG